ACCTTTGCAACAATCTTGCGGTTACCGGGGCGCATGCTTCTGACTTTCATTGAAGGATCATGCACAGGAGATGTGGTAATGCTTTTGGCTTTCACTGGAGGATCATGCACAGGTGATGTGCTCATGCTTCTGACTTTCACTTGAGGATCAGGCACAGGTGATGATGTGGAGGCACTGCTCAAAAACTTAAGTTTCTCTGCCGATGTTTTGATGGCAAGGTCTCTCAGTTTTAGAGCAATTTTGTATTCACGAGTGATCTTGGAGTAGAATAATATAGCATTGTTGGTCAATAGTAACAAGTCTCTTATAAGTTCCAACATGGACTTGATTGTTCCATTGTTGATTCTAGACCTTATAGTGTCAAAGTCCATGTGTTGCCGGATCGTTTTCTTGTATCTTCCTCGCttctgttgtaaaaaaagtgGTGCTTAAGTATAATGAATCACATCACTGCCTATTCGTTGCCTCaagttttaaaaactatataccTATCTGTCATTCATTGCTAGACAGTTTCAAAAGGAATGGAAACTATGAAACTTTCGCTTGTAAGATTTAGAGCATGGGCGTCTAAGAAACTGGTGGACCTTTGCTTAAAAGCATTACAAGGTGAAAAAAAGTTGCTAACTATTATTGAGTAGAATGAGATCTCTGAGATCTCTTAAGTTACACATACCTGACTATCATGCCTACGACAGAAGGAAGAAGCACCTTGAACTGACAAAAAAGAATCCAAGAGCTCCATCAGATCTTTTATTTCATCCTTTTTCATGTTTGCTTTTGCCTCATCCGTACCGGGAGACTTTGCGATCTCATCACAGTTGCTGGTAGAACTTTCTTTACACACATCCGCTGATAAATCACTTTCTCTTATACTGGCTTCATTAGTATTTCTGCCACAAtctttcctctttctcttcccTCTTCGTTTTTTCAAACACCCTCCCTGTCCTTCATATATAGTGTGAGTCGACTTATCTACATTCAAAACTTTCTCCTGCTCAGTAGACCCTGAAACTTCAGGCTTGGTCTCCACATCTTCACACGACATTGCTGGAACCTTACATTCATGAGACCAGTTTGTCTGGCTTTCATGTGTGAAACTCCCAGCAGATAGTCCATCCTTTGACATCTCTTTTGCAGAAGGAACAACTCTATCCAATTTCTCCAACGGAACATGTAATTCGGGTCTGACTGAGCCATCATCAACATGGCAATCAACTTTTTTCTCGTCCATTCCAGTCTTAAGGGATTCAAGCTTCAACTCAAGGGATCTGAAACAAAGatattgaatataattataCCTCAAATGCTGGTAATTACGATAGCGAAAAGATAAATCTACACTAGCTCCTGTGGTCAGAATTTCACACTGCCCTACGCCAGGGGCAATAGGGTGTAGAATGTGCAAGCTAAACTGAGTTTTTTTTGGACATTTAAGTAAACAAAAAGCTTGAAGAAATTGAGATTTGTTGTGTCTCATAATATTACTTGGCTGTCTTACAAATTCTCAGACAGAGAAATATGGGCATGTAACTGACCCGATTAATTCTTCAGATAGCTCCAAGTCTCTCTTAAGCTCTGCcactcttttcttcttaagCTCCTCAAACCAAGCCCTGATAATGTCATGTAAACATAATACGCTGAGAAACAACACAACTTCAATGCCATCTTCAGGATGCAATTTTCATTAAATCTAActcaaaaaacaattattaattacatGCACCCAGAATACTGCTGTCGCAACTCTTCATATTTGGCTTTACAAACCTGTAAAAAGAAAGCCTCCTATCAAATGAATGTTCATCAAATATTTTTCCTTCACACTtaacaataaaagcatgaagACCAGAAATATAGCGAGCCACATGTTTGACATGTAAATATGCTAGAAGTAAccaatgtaaaacaaaaaaaataatgtaagatTCACTACTCAGCCATCTCAACATTCAGCCCAACAAGGTGAGCATACTAAATTCACATTGCTCAGGATTCTAATTAAAACAAGACTCTCAATACAAATATTAACTACTATAAGGCATATTCTTGTGTACCAACTTGAAAGGTTAAGTTTTACAAACAAACATAATGCTAACTCTACGGATATGCAAAAAGTCCaaataattgaaacaaacctaTAACCACTCAATCCAAATCACTTTAAGTCAATATTAATGGATTGTTTAGACATCTTTAGTTGGTCTACACTAAATAACATTTGCCTCAATCCCAGATGGAGAATTTTTGACTCGACCACCTTAGTTAGGACATTCCCCACGGATTACATCTAAATCAAAACCAAACCAAATTTGATAGAGAAAATGGttttaaaaccaaatttaagCCAGTGTCAAAAACTCAAACAAGTCTTGTTCAATTAAACGTACGaggatttcaaatttcaaatttgaatatcgaatttttaaaatttcataccCACCCCCATCTAATTTCACGTTATGTTATAGGTTATGTAGACGCAAAACGGAGAAAATTTTACGCACAAAGTAAGAGTactaaaacattattataattgttgaaACTTAATATCAACATAACTTGGTACGGAAATTATTAGGACGCATTAAAGTAGGTAGGTCCACGAATTCAATTGAGGGCTTTCGTTCAATTCAAAgctgaaaagaaatgaaaagctATAATCATAGGTCCTGATGATTCATTTCAGCATTTCTAATACATAAACCAAAATTGAAAGATGTGAGTTATTATCAGCAAACAAATTGAGCTATAGAGTTAACGCCGTCTCAATCACCATATGCGGGTGATGATATAAGCAGCGTAACGAAATCgataaagtgaaaaaaagaaattgcacGTAAAACAGCACCCAGTCCCCGAAAAACACGTTAGCAAAATCCAATACACAAACAAAGGTTTTAGGCGTCACAATCGATGTTTGTTGGGATACTATACAATACAATAcaagaaaaaccacatcaaaagCTCCAGTCTAACCCCACGTtaactataaaacatataaataaataaatataataaagtcatttcgtttaatttaatattatattaataaaaataaaaataataataatcacatgTAGGCAATGAGATTAGGTCAGTGGGTCGGTCAATAATGACCCGTAACGGTTTTGAAACCGAAGCGAAATTAATTCACTAGTCTTTTTTATACTTaagaaagaaggaaagagaataaaataaaaaataataataaataaatacaataaaatataatctaataCTTTATACATACCTCGGGACTGAAACTAAATGGCGAAACGGTTCGGGTCTTGAGTTCCGCGGCAACGACGGTCCAATCTCGGGTCCCGTGCCGGAGAATAGCTCCACCGAGGAGAAGCTCCTCCCAGGTGTTCCACGTGACCACCAACTCTGCTCCCATAGCCGTACACGTGTACGTTGGAGATTGAAGCAAAGGCGACTgccttttttgttttgtaagttCCTAATCCTACGCTCGCGGCTCACGTTAGCAAAGTCGTAAAAAAAAACGCTACTGCCCCGACTAACCCCACGGCAACGGAGAATAAATAACAGACAGAACGGAAATGGAACGAGAATGGCTGGAGGGACGAGAAAAAAGGTTTTGGGCAGCGGAAAACAGGTTTTGGAGATGTAGCACGGAGGAAAGAAGGGATACGAGGTTGGTTTCCCGGCGGAGGGTGGTGGTTTTGGGTGGTTGGTTTGTTtaggaaatgaaataaaaattaattaaatgtgagAGGATGATGGATTGAGAGAAGAAGGAACATGgggtaaaatgaaaaaataaaaatagaataaaatgaaGGTACacatcatacaacaacaatggACGACAATCAGGAATGTCGTGTAGGCTTGTATTTTCAATTTATCAACTATGTATTCTTCTGTCTTATAAATTTGGGGGATTTTTCTGTGAAATCACCCTTTTACCCTTTTCTGCTTTTTagttcttcctcctcttcttttattatttttgccgTTTCTCTTTCGAGATTGCGCGCTTTTGCCCACTGGCAAATCTGGATGTCCgaaatttgaatttctgtgGCTGAATAATGACAAATTCGTGGTCGATAGTGCAATTATGGTTTTTATTTATCAAGTtcagttttattgtttttctatttgttattttattatatatatatatatatatatatatatatatatatttggtaaTATTGTTTATACTATGTTTGAACggtgttttctattttttttatataaaatttttattattataaaaaattgtggaagaagttttaattattttcatgatGTTGTGTTATTAATATGAAGTAACTTAGAAGAAGTTCATCCAACTACGTGCTTAAGTATTCTTTCGGTATAAATTTTGTAGAATCGAGAAACTAACCTGGTGGACGCGTCTTTGTTTCCTTTAATTGTCTGTGTCCCTTGTTTTCCTATAACTTCTGGACTGCTTGCTTGTTTTTCACTGAGGCTGCTCGCGTTCCTTCCACTCTCAAGTTAGGCGTGAATTTTTGAGTCTGAGCTTTCAATAAAGTGATTTTGTTATCACGgtagaatatttttaagtatGAATGAAGTGTAGGTAGAACGTGAATAAAACGTGACTTTTAGCCTTGATCCTATATTTATAGGTTATCACAagctcaataaaatataaacaaaattacctTAAAGagatttactttcaaatctgaTCGGTTGTTCATAAACaactttatcaatatcttttatcagatatctttattattttatccttaatatctttaataacatatttttaattatgctGAACTACTAACccaataaatatacataattttgtACATCGATCAACTATTCTTcgtaacaatatatattaattatattaaatgttgcctacataaatattaaaaaaaatatattttctatatttaaaatataaattataattgaaattaaagtaaTGTTAGATACATAAGATAAAGATTGATTTGGATTCTTATTCCGAGGGaggtataatttatttatatgattaaacgtgttttcaatttttaaattttaatgtaaaattaaaatttatttttatcttaaactttaatatattttgatttttattaacatttatttttatatatatattaaatagtgtttcagaattatatttaaatgaaaatatatttattcatattaaaaattgaaaaattataaagtattaaAGCTTAAAATAGAGgtgaatttcaatttcatatattaTCAGATACTAAAATTATACTTGACTaatacttaattaatatttttattattactttttagtATACAATATCCTACAAATtactaaacatatttatatttttaaaaattgaaatatattaatatttaatatttcctCATAAGAAGAATccaaatacaatataattactttttatccatacataaactttttcttatatGTGTATTCTGTCGAAGTCaaattatttaagatataattaaatgctaaatacatattttgttCAAATAATTTAGACGTGTTACATTCAAAAGTTCATCAAAGACCTAAACAAACGTCCAAACTCAAAACACACATCTACAAAAACATCTATAAACAAACTTTTGAGATAAATAACTAAAGTCAAATGatgtatttaatttatgatatatgAAACTAGACGTTAATATCTCTTTTAAACActtaaataatgatttattaGGTTGTGTTAAGGAATAATCACTAAAACCTATCCCAATCGCAATTACCTTTGTCCCTTTATTTTCTCAACACAGGATAGTGGGGTGATGTGGATTTTGTACTTTTGTAATGCCACGTGTTGGAGCACACGAgtaaattatacatttatacaattttatgttcataaatttattattaatttctaagaaaataattaaataacacttgagtgaaattatttttgagaaaataatgcctttataattagtaaaaagaataattattttcaaaattttaagatcaaaatttgttttaaagccTCAGTTAcagataataatttaaaaaattgaaaattgtttgaCAATTTCATTTAGTTTGGCATCACCCAACGAAGAATTAGTttccaataatatatttaaataatgtgtATTTTAgtcaatttaatatttacattaaatgtttgtttttaatgttatttaatgaaaaattatattttcaattaagcTTATTAATTGTTACCATAATTTCTTATCAGTTcagaatatataatttcattgcCATAACAGtgcataaatattattagagtCAACGTAATGAcataatttcattcaatttatcTAGAATTTAATGTCGAATTACCATGCTGTCCAGATATTTGAATGAACAAAAATACAGTTGGAGGATATGGATAATCTGTTAAATACAATCTGATTTGCAtaaattaaaactgataaaGAGATTAAAGCAAAAACTTCAATGTTTTATATGTCAGATTTTGTatgatgtattaaatatttaccaTTATGATATCTctaatattcataataatttaaattggttAATAAATACTTCAGCCTTATCCATGTAAAATATACTGAAATTTGCAAGAAGTATCAACATAATGCACACAATACATTGATATGGCAATAATTTTGAAACATGGGTCATTCCTTCTGCATTTTTTAATCATAGATATTTGACTTTGAATGGTATATCATTATATATGCAtgctacttttctttttaacgtttaatatatattttttatattcgtTACCTTTTTAACGTGagactctttttttcaaatgttcaatgtaatatttaatatcgtagtttatgtttaatttcgttctttttgttgatgatgtttaaattgttaagggcataaatttcatgtaataaaaatagaatgagTTGTCACACAATAATATTCACAGTGGTTATCATCTCATCATGTCAATATCATCTTCTCCAAATCAAAAATCCTaatttttgtaggtttttgtgATTTAATGGAAAGCGATTTGAGGGTTTCTTTCCTTTGCATATGGTTTTGTATCACCAATGGAGGTTGAACAAGTTCAATGGTGGTGCAATTTAGGATTTTACTGGTTTTCAAGGAAGAGGAGCGATTTCGAGAATTGGGGGTTCATCGTGAATTGAGTTTTTGCGATTTGTGTTGATGACATAGTTTGTGTAACCTATTGCGGTGAAGGATCTCTGTTTCAACTTAGGAGTTGAACACGATTTGTGCGAGTTAGGGTTTAGTTCAAAAAGATTTGTGATTGTTGTGCGAACTAGGGTTGATGTTAGAAGCAAATTTGGGAATTTTGGGTTTTCTGCAGGTTCAATGGTTCTGTGATTTTTGGGTTTTCTACAGGTTCAATGGTTATGTGTAGTTGCTACTGGTGAAGCTCACGGTGGTCCGACGACGTGGAGAAGATGATGGCCTGAGTGTGGTGCACGGTGGCGCGCTGATGGAagaaaaattagggtttctgatttggggaagatggtgatgatgtGGCGAGCATTCCACTTTTTTACATGGAATCTAGTCGTTAGCAATTTAAGCAGTGTTAGCGAAAAAGaccaaattaaacataaattatgaaattagggactaaattgaacatttgAAAAACATGAGTcccatattgaacaaaattgataaatatagGACAACAAGTGATATTAAGTCTTTTTTAATGATATAACTAGatcaatataattcaaatgaattggaaaaagaataaaaaaaataaagaatcttctaaaaagtttaatagattaaataattaagtaaagatgaaaaaaataagttttttttttgttttatatagaatattgtttttaatttctattaatattttaacaataatgtttgaataaataagaaattgaaGCTATAAGTAGAAGGTAgacttgtatattttaatttattctaaaagttttaacttttttaagaaatttgttttCTATATGTTATCTCACTATATCAAGaacaattttttatcataagaattttatgaaattaaagtgTCGAGAATGgttaagaatttagaaaatagagtattagaatttataggtgttttaaaataata
This genomic stretch from Vigna radiata var. radiata cultivar VC1973A chromosome 7, Vradiata_ver6, whole genome shotgun sequence harbors:
- the LOC106767102 gene encoding uncharacterized protein LOC106767102 isoform X1; this encodes MGAELVVTWNTWEELLLGGAILRHGTRDWTVVAAELKTRTVSPFSFSPEVCKAKYEELRQQYSGCMAWFEELKKKRVAELKRDLELSEELIGSLELKLESLKTGMDEKKVDCHVDDGSVRPELHVPLEKLDRVVPSAKEMSKDGLSAGSFTHESQTNWSHECKVPAMSCEDVETKPEVSGSTEQEKVLNVDKSTHTIYEGQGGCLKKRRGKRKRKDCGRNTNEASIRESDLSADVCKESSTSNCDEIAKSPGTDEAKANMKKDEIKDLMELLDSFLSVQGASSFCRRHDSQKRGRYKKTIRQHMDFDTIRSRINNGTIKSMLELIRDLLLLTNNAILFYSKITREYKIALKLRDLAIKTSAEKLKFLSSASTSSPVPDPQVKVRSMSTSPVHDPPVKAKSITTSPVHDPSMKVRSMRPGNRKIVAKVAGGSSSAERVSLRAKKEANKVESPSSVESLPIKKAFGGRTKNVVRESAGQRHATPRKGRKRGKTK
- the LOC106767102 gene encoding uncharacterized protein LOC106767102 isoform X2, with the translated sequence MGAELVVTWNTWEELLLGGAILRHGTRDWTVVAAELKTRTVSPFSFSPEVCKAKYEELRQQYSGAWFEELKKKRVAELKRDLELSEELIGSLELKLESLKTGMDEKKVDCHVDDGSVRPELHVPLEKLDRVVPSAKEMSKDGLSAGSFTHESQTNWSHECKVPAMSCEDVETKPEVSGSTEQEKVLNVDKSTHTIYEGQGGCLKKRRGKRKRKDCGRNTNEASIRESDLSADVCKESSTSNCDEIAKSPGTDEAKANMKKDEIKDLMELLDSFLSVQGASSFCRRHDSQKRGRYKKTIRQHMDFDTIRSRINNGTIKSMLELIRDLLLLTNNAILFYSKITREYKIALKLRDLAIKTSAEKLKFLSSASTSSPVPDPQVKVRSMSTSPVHDPPVKAKSITTSPVHDPSMKVRSMRPGNRKIVAKVAGGSSSAERVSLRAKKEANKVESPSSVESLPIKKAFGGRTKNVVRESAGQRHATPRKGRKRGKTK